The Paenibacillus uliginis N3/975 genome has a window encoding:
- a CDS encoding transposase, translating to MRVQHSKFDELRIQVVEEALERGNVALTARKHGLSPYSLYKWVKQYRDEVEMTMSRKKNMDRLEVQPQTTGDWKEKYEQATKLIGEKELEIAILRDLVKKTHPHIQWKWPGNGS from the coding sequence ATGAGAGTACAACATAGTAAGTTCGACGAGCTGCGGATACAGGTCGTCGAAGAAGCACTTGAACGGGGGAATGTAGCACTAACAGCACGAAAACATGGCCTCTCCCCTTACTCATTATATAAATGGGTTAAACAATATCGAGATGAGGTGGAGATGACGATGAGTAGAAAGAAGAACATGGACAGACTTGAAGTTCAACCTCAAACTACAGGTGATTGGAAAGAAAAGTATGAACAAGCCACCAAGTTAATTGGGGAAAAAGAACTGGAGATAGCCATCCTCCGAGACCTTGTAAAAAAAACTCATCCACACATCCAATGGAAGTGGCCCGGCAATGGATCCTAA
- a CDS encoding IS3 family transposase: MARQWILKGYPVSKILKLCNVPRSTYYYQRKTTTNSKQSNKSGRPKPGYSVTFNGKKVSDGRIKQIILKLLEGEESAYGYRKITLVLRRRHAIKINKKKVYRLCKELDILGKPKEQKAAYPRRLANNMEVTGPNQLWQMDVKYGYIAGLQRYFYTASIIDVYDRNVVGQYRGKECLTKSLVDTLYKALIKRNIFSQEKELVIRTDNGPQFKSHKFGKFFETHKEFIIHERTPNRSPNKNAFIESFHSILERECFKRHIFTDFQEAFMVLDRFMDFYNNRRIHMSLYGYSPVEFAEKLKKNEVNAFKIAV, from the coding sequence GTGGCCCGGCAATGGATCCTAAAAGGTTATCCGGTAAGCAAGATCCTGAAGCTGTGTAATGTGCCTCGGTCTACTTACTATTATCAACGTAAGACCACTACCAATTCAAAACAATCAAATAAATCTGGGCGCCCAAAGCCAGGTTATTCCGTCACGTTTAACGGCAAAAAAGTAAGTGATGGACGAATTAAACAGATAATCTTAAAACTTCTTGAAGGTGAAGAATCTGCTTACGGATATCGAAAAATCACTCTTGTGTTACGTAGACGGCACGCTATTAAGATCAACAAGAAAAAGGTATACCGACTTTGTAAAGAACTCGATATTCTAGGCAAACCTAAAGAGCAGAAAGCGGCCTATCCACGCCGTCTAGCTAACAATATGGAAGTAACCGGTCCGAACCAGTTGTGGCAGATGGACGTTAAATACGGCTATATTGCTGGCCTACAGCGTTACTTCTATACGGCAAGTATTATCGATGTATACGACCGCAACGTAGTGGGGCAGTATCGCGGCAAGGAGTGCCTTACAAAAAGTCTTGTTGATACGCTTTATAAAGCATTAATCAAACGAAATATCTTCTCTCAAGAGAAAGAGTTAGTAATCCGAACGGATAATGGCCCTCAGTTTAAGAGTCACAAATTTGGAAAGTTCTTCGAGACACACAAAGAATTTATTATTCATGAACGTACACCGAATCGCAGCCCAAACAAGAACGCGTTCATTGAGTCGTTTCACAGCATCTTAGAACGGGAGTGTTTTAAGCGCCATATTTTTACGGACTTTCAAGAAGCATTTATGGTGCTGGACCGATTCATGGACTTCTACAATAATCGAAGAATCCATATGAGCTTGTATGGGTACTCGCCTGTCGAATTCGCTGAAAAACTTAAGAAAAATGAAGTGAACGCGTTTAAAATCGCGGTATAG
- a CDS encoding Gfo/Idh/MocA family protein has product MNKMKVGFISFAHMHAVSYLNAMLQRSDVEVIGIADEDAERVAPFTTDRGIPYYADYNELLAQDIDAVVICSENARHAELTFKAAEAGKHVLCEKPLGLSEEEMISMIRVCREQGVQLMTAFPCRFLTAVRQAKQAIDEGKIGDILAMKGTNRGTMPGGWFLEKEHSGGGAVFDHTVHVMDLMHWFTGSVVEEVYAHAETLFHDTDIDDAGMVHVKFANGVFAVLDPSWSRSSSFPTWGDVTLEIIGTKGTLSIDAFSQKNDLYSDAAQKANWSYWGDDMDTELINSFVDSIVQGKPVSVSGEDGYLSARVGLAAYESARIGQPVQLKPQG; this is encoded by the coding sequence ATGAACAAGATGAAAGTAGGATTTATCAGCTTTGCCCATATGCATGCTGTCAGCTATCTGAACGCTATGCTTCAGAGAAGTGATGTGGAAGTGATTGGAATCGCTGATGAGGATGCTGAACGAGTAGCTCCGTTCACAACCGATCGAGGAATTCCTTACTATGCAGACTATAACGAGCTGCTTGCGCAGGACATCGATGCAGTTGTAATCTGTTCGGAAAACGCCCGACATGCGGAGCTCACTTTCAAAGCAGCCGAAGCAGGTAAGCATGTGCTCTGCGAGAAGCCGCTTGGCTTGTCCGAAGAGGAAATGATAAGTATGATCCGGGTATGCAGGGAACAGGGCGTTCAGCTGATGACAGCATTCCCGTGCCGTTTCCTGACAGCGGTCCGCCAGGCGAAGCAGGCAATTGACGAAGGCAAAATCGGTGATATTCTAGCCATGAAAGGTACGAACCGCGGTACGATGCCCGGCGGCTGGTTCCTTGAGAAGGAGCATTCAGGCGGCGGTGCGGTTTTTGATCATACCGTCCATGTCATGGACTTGATGCACTGGTTTACAGGCAGCGTAGTGGAGGAAGTATATGCCCACGCAGAAACGTTATTTCATGACACGGACATTGATGACGCAGGCATGGTGCATGTGAAGTTTGCGAACGGTGTGTTTGCCGTGCTGGATCCAAGCTGGTCCCGCTCTAGCAGTTTCCCGACTTGGGGCGATGTGACATTAGAGATCATCGGAACCAAGGGGACGCTCTCCATCGATGCGTTTTCCCAGAAGAACGATTTGTACAGTGATGCAGCTCAGAAAGCCAACTGGAGTTACTGGGGTGACGATATGGATACCGAGCTGATCAACAGCTTTGTGGACAGCATTGTCCAAGGTAAGCCAGTTAGCGTTTCGGGCGAGGACGGTTATCTGTCCGCCCGTGTAGGGCTTGCCGCTTACGAGTCCGCCCGTATAGGCCAACCGGTTCAACTGAAGCCGCAAGGATAA
- a CDS encoding Gfo/Idh/MocA family protein, whose amino-acid sequence MNIAIIGCGTMGMTHAHNLGKMPGVKVSGVADLIQKRADQAAEACGAVPYKDWELMLEQVKPDTVVVCLPTYLHKSLVLKLAERGLHIICEKPAALTLEDAKEMKAACSKHGVRLFIGHVVRFFPNYRNAFDQVRSGKIGEAKMAYFKRHGSYPIGVSFWYRDRSKSGGVIMDLMIHDIDFACWLFGDVESVYASVTKPSLSMEYAQVTLKFSSGAIANLTGFWGYAGPFTTQFEISGKEGIIRFDSNQVQSLDLKVATGGDDQKVAVQVPSSPTLHDPYYDEVKHFIECIREGSEPIVSAADACRAVEIALACEHSAQTGQPVRMGGITS is encoded by the coding sequence ATGAACATAGCCATTATCGGCTGTGGAACGATGGGCATGACCCATGCCCATAACCTGGGGAAGATGCCCGGTGTTAAAGTATCTGGCGTTGCAGACTTGATTCAGAAGCGTGCAGATCAAGCTGCAGAAGCCTGCGGTGCAGTGCCATATAAGGATTGGGAGTTGATGCTTGAGCAGGTAAAGCCGGATACAGTAGTCGTATGTTTGCCGACATATCTGCACAAGTCGCTTGTGTTAAAGCTTGCCGAGCGGGGACTTCATATTATTTGTGAAAAGCCTGCGGCCTTGACTCTTGAAGACGCCAAAGAGATGAAAGCCGCATGCAGTAAGCATGGCGTTCGGCTGTTTATCGGCCATGTTGTCCGCTTCTTCCCGAACTACCGGAATGCGTTCGATCAGGTACGATCCGGAAAAATTGGCGAGGCTAAAATGGCATATTTCAAACGTCACGGTTCCTATCCGATAGGAGTTAGTTTTTGGTACCGTGATCGCTCCAAGAGCGGCGGAGTCATTATGGATCTGATGATTCATGACATCGACTTTGCCTGCTGGTTGTTCGGAGACGTGGAATCCGTATATGCTTCGGTTACGAAGCCGTCCCTGTCCATGGAATATGCCCAGGTGACACTGAAGTTTTCCAGCGGAGCTATTGCCAATTTGACCGGATTCTGGGGATACGCCGGGCCGTTCACTACCCAGTTTGAAATATCCGGCAAAGAGGGGATCATCCGTTTTGACAGCAACCAGGTACAGTCGCTTGATTTGAAGGTCGCCACTGGCGGCGACGATCAGAAGGTAGCAGTTCAAGTGCCGTCGAGCCCGACGCTACATGATCCTTATTATGATGAAGTGAAACATTTTATCGAATGCATTCGCGAGGGCAGCGAGCCGATTGTCAGCGCAGCTGACGCTTGTCGGGCTGTTGAAATTGCTCTTGCATGCGAACATTCGGCTCAGACAGGACAACCCGTCCGCATGGGAGGGATTACGTCATGA
- a CDS encoding ROK family protein produces MKRWIGLDIGGTEIKGALVDTDGNMTEPLAVTTPALEGRDRIMEAAVGLIRSLEQQAGESEICGIGIGTAGRVDRSTGSIVYATDNMPGWTGTEIKKEIEKQFPYPVSVENDVNAAAWGEAWLGSGEGVHSFMLVALGTGIGGAFFYEGSVLPGIRGGFAEIGHLIVDKDGVACTCGQYGCWETQCSGTALSRIAKSVNPEWSSRYLVQAYEEGNKEATDAMNEYLSDLARGLISVQQAYDPEVIILGGGVSDGYQKWSKALNEKLQELCVLPVRLAKAELGNRAGIIGAVKWAMTDQTT; encoded by the coding sequence ATGAAACGCTGGATTGGACTGGATATTGGTGGAACGGAGATCAAAGGAGCGCTGGTCGATACAGACGGCAACATGACGGAACCGCTCGCTGTCACGACCCCTGCGCTGGAAGGCAGAGACCGGATTATGGAGGCAGCCGTAGGCTTGATTCGATCTCTTGAACAGCAAGCCGGAGAATCAGAGATTTGTGGCATTGGCATCGGCACTGCCGGCCGGGTGGATCGTTCCACGGGTAGCATCGTCTATGCAACAGACAATATGCCGGGTTGGACCGGTACGGAAATCAAGAAAGAGATCGAGAAGCAGTTCCCTTACCCCGTCTCGGTTGAGAACGACGTGAATGCGGCTGCCTGGGGTGAAGCATGGCTTGGATCGGGAGAAGGGGTTCACTCCTTTATGCTTGTCGCTCTTGGGACAGGAATTGGTGGCGCTTTCTTTTATGAAGGAAGCGTACTGCCGGGCATTCGAGGCGGATTCGCGGAGATCGGCCATCTAATCGTGGATAAAGACGGAGTAGCCTGCACCTGCGGCCAATACGGCTGTTGGGAAACACAGTGTTCCGGTACTGCGCTGAGCCGGATTGCGAAGTCTGTGAATCCGGAATGGAGCAGCCGGTATCTGGTACAGGCTTACGAGGAAGGTAATAAAGAAGCGACAGATGCAATGAATGAATATTTATCCGATCTCGCCAGAGGCTTGATTTCTGTGCAGCAGGCCTATGATCCGGAAGTTATTATTTTGGGCGGGGGGGTGTCCGACGGTTACCAAAAATGGAGCAAGGCGCTGAATGAGAAGCTCCAAGAGCTGTGCGTATTGCCTGTACGTCTTGCCAAGGCAGAGCTTGGCAACCGCGCTGGCATCATCGGTGCGGTCAAGTGGGCTATGACGGATCAAACAACCTAA
- a CDS encoding LytTR family transcriptional regulator DNA-binding domain-containing protein: MLAIKDVERYTENMVVFPAFSLEIVQHEIVALYSSMNVRSTLLHMLIGKIPLSRGELSIKQATLSGNRTEYLSQLGISFLDDGLYERLTVRDHLIFAHKLSLSPWPIDEVLKIVQLEMKSNVRVSKLTLSEKRRVHFARLLMMDPALFVFEEPVQNVDNETKLVFTRFVNTLSERGKSVLILTGNMETALSVTNKIFRLDEKGLHRYEIIDETEQEDSPSPHPQDKHSAKTENPAETTELPLDMDSPEEQNIPDQEEISEVFVQPVRLEKIPTKMNDKMILFDPPEIDYIESSDGQSNIYVKGDAYPCVFKINELEERLQPFGFFRCHRSYIVNLQKVREVITYTRNSFSLVLDDQAKSSVPLSKSKMAELKEMLGLKA; the protein is encoded by the coding sequence GTGTTGGCTATTAAGGATGTAGAGAGATATACAGAAAATATGGTGGTGTTTCCGGCATTCAGCCTGGAAATCGTACAGCATGAGATTGTAGCACTATACTCCAGCATGAATGTCAGAAGCACCCTTCTACATATGCTCATTGGAAAAATCCCCCTATCTCGCGGTGAGCTGTCCATCAAGCAGGCAACTTTGTCTGGGAACCGGACGGAATACCTTTCACAGCTCGGCATATCCTTTCTCGATGACGGGCTCTATGAACGCCTAACTGTAAGGGATCACCTTATTTTTGCACATAAACTAAGCCTCTCCCCGTGGCCTATAGATGAAGTATTAAAAATTGTTCAGCTTGAGATGAAAAGTAATGTGCGTGTCTCCAAGTTAACTCTCTCCGAAAAGAGAAGGGTTCATTTTGCACGCCTGTTAATGATGGACCCAGCATTGTTCGTATTCGAAGAGCCTGTCCAAAATGTCGATAATGAAACGAAGCTTGTATTTACCCGGTTTGTTAACACGCTCTCCGAGAGAGGCAAAAGTGTGCTCATTCTTACCGGCAACATGGAGACTGCCCTTAGCGTAACCAACAAGATCTTCCGGTTGGACGAGAAAGGGCTGCATCGTTATGAAATTATAGATGAAACGGAACAGGAGGATTCCCCCTCCCCTCATCCTCAGGATAAGCATTCAGCTAAAACGGAAAATCCGGCTGAGACAACCGAGCTGCCTCTCGACATGGATTCTCCAGAAGAGCAAAACATCCCAGATCAAGAAGAAATATCAGAAGTATTCGTGCAACCTGTTCGGCTCGAAAAAATACCTACCAAGATGAACGATAAAATGATTCTGTTCGATCCGCCGGAAATTGATTATATCGAGAGCAGTGACGGACAATCGAATATTTATGTTAAGGGCGATGCCTATCCTTGTGTGTTCAAAATCAATGAATTGGAGGAACGGCTTCAGCCATTCGGCTTCTTCCGTTGCCACCGCTCGTACATCGTCAATCTGCAAAAAGTCAGGGAAGTGATCACATACACTCGTAACAGCTTCAGCTTGGTATTGGATGATCAAGCCAAATCTTCGGTTCCATTATCCAAATCCAAAATGGCGGAACTCAAGGAGATGCTCGGCTTAAAAGCGTGA
- a CDS encoding ABC transporter ATP-binding protein, translating to MENIIEVTSLGKTFSDHRALKDVSFQVRKGEVFGFLGPSGSGKTTTIKILTAQLNQTIGDAFVFGVPAHRLKEATYRKKIGVITDNSALYDRLTVYDNLKFYCDLYKVPYTRIPEVLEMVNLASEQKKIVSKLSKGMLQRVTLARAFLHEPELLFLDEPTSALDPANTKHIYEGLLKLKENGTTIFLTTHDMNEAETLCDRIAFLHNGAIQQLDTPKNLRKKFGDDTITVELTDGSKVTVKRGPEGAEKLFHYMNEDRVSSIYSNEPTLGDIFVEITGRELA from the coding sequence GTGGAGAACATTATCGAAGTTACATCATTAGGAAAAACTTTTTCCGATCATCGAGCTTTAAAAGACGTTTCCTTTCAAGTACGTAAAGGTGAAGTGTTCGGATTTCTCGGACCGAGCGGTTCCGGTAAAACAACTACTATTAAAATCCTGACCGCGCAATTAAACCAGACCATAGGAGACGCTTTTGTATTCGGAGTGCCTGCACATCGTCTTAAGGAAGCAACATACCGCAAAAAAATCGGTGTTATTACCGACAACAGCGCTTTGTACGACCGGTTAACCGTTTATGATAACCTGAAATTTTACTGTGATCTGTATAAAGTTCCATATACCCGGATTCCTGAGGTATTAGAAATGGTGAATTTGGCTTCCGAACAGAAGAAAATTGTGTCCAAACTGTCCAAGGGAATGCTGCAGCGTGTTACTCTGGCGCGTGCCTTTCTTCATGAGCCGGAGCTATTGTTCCTCGATGAGCCGACCTCGGCGCTGGATCCAGCCAATACGAAACATATATATGAAGGACTCTTAAAGCTCAAAGAAAACGGAACGACTATCTTTTTGACCACACATGATATGAATGAAGCGGAGACGCTGTGTGACCGAATCGCCTTTTTGCATAACGGAGCGATTCAGCAGCTGGATACTCCGAAAAATCTGCGGAAAAAGTTCGGAGACGACACGATAACCGTGGAACTGACCGATGGAAGCAAAGTGACGGTGAAACGGGGGCCTGAAGGAGCAGAGAAGCTCTTCCATTATATGAATGAGGATCGTGTATCTTCGATTTATTCAAATGAGCCTACACTTGGAGACATATTTGTAGAAATTACGGGGAGGGAATTGGCATGA
- a CDS encoding ABC transporter permease, with protein sequence MTFSLKRSLAILQKDYKDVSKNMYVSFSLIMPLAMAAYYGRTGVNTINVVYMVINLALTLVATYLQSALIAEEKEKNTLRGLMLSPASPLEIIGGKSLLSLITTIIALIGSGLLLEYQPGNMIAVGLALFLSCIFYIGIGTLLGLATKSVMEASIAVLPIVFFFSFTSYLTPLMEDYPILEIMPNLQLVDLANKAQAGTSFMDVLFNIAIILLWAVVINALAYVMYKKRMVDE encoded by the coding sequence ATGACTTTTTCATTAAAGAGATCACTTGCTATTTTACAAAAGGATTATAAGGACGTTTCAAAAAATATGTATGTAAGCTTCTCGTTGATCATGCCACTGGCGATGGCAGCATATTACGGCCGGACGGGTGTAAATACAATCAACGTCGTGTACATGGTGATTAACCTCGCTCTCACTCTCGTGGCAACCTATTTACAGAGCGCCCTGATCGCTGAGGAAAAAGAAAAGAATACGCTGCGTGGACTGATGCTCTCACCTGCAAGCCCGCTTGAAATTATTGGCGGCAAAAGCCTGCTTAGTTTGATTACAACGATCATCGCTCTAATCGGTAGCGGATTACTATTAGAATACCAACCCGGAAACATGATTGCTGTAGGACTGGCTCTCTTTTTATCCTGTATTTTCTACATTGGTATCGGCACGCTGCTCGGTCTGGCTACCAAATCTGTTATGGAAGCATCTATTGCCGTTCTGCCTATTGTATTCTTCTTCAGCTTTACGTCCTATCTCACTCCTTTAATGGAAGATTATCCGATACTGGAAATCATGCCGAACCTACAGCTGGTTGATCTCGCGAACAAGGCTCAGGCTGGAACCAGCTTCATGGACGTCTTGTTTAATATAGCAATCATCTTGCTGTGGGCCGTCGTTATTAACGCGCTTGCTTATGTCATGTACAAAAAGCGTATGGTAGATGAATAA
- a CDS encoding methyl-accepting chemotaxis protein, translating to MLKSLKQKMISMICLLLLLSLASVSIVSYNSASGLLEKSIDEEARLNAENLAMEINEFIDTKIAKIEAVGKLFTGNKEEDLKLVQKAQESNKEFETFLFSHDLTAKNVINFTGKTTDLSGRAHHQEISKGEGKVVVSEPTDSSRTGNTVISLLVPLMKDGKQYGYIGATLPIDTVQKSVSNQKFGKTGYAFLVSLSGQFIWHPEKELILQKTVQEQNVKPVTLAYEQVIQGKSGVFNYTKHQNNTTYSAAFAPTTDNWGVFVAAPTKELHAPIAKLMNTLVIISVISLIVAFAVAYLFTVRLVRPIQMLNSAVKDVAQGDLTKTIQVRGKDEVAVLSGDFNQTVSHLKHLIEGVNNSSNQVINVTESVSSGIDSAKKSVNVIGSSIRQIADGATTHASGSEEIALSMSDMASGIVKIAETSSMVSEAAQEAAGHAETGAAVVEQTVIQIGNIGEGTTKVGTAIEQLSERSHEIEKILGFITEITSRIRLLSLNASIEAARAGEHGRGFAVVAEEVKKLAGQSEESTDKIAQIITEIREDTLNAVQVMEDSRKDVQEGITLIEEVREKFANILHASRNVAEHILEVSAASEEMSAGSEQVSASVEEMKSIASLTSKDASNAAAAAEEQIGSIEEISSSVQELEAVVGELRKELSKFKV from the coding sequence ATGCTTAAAAGTCTTAAGCAAAAAATGATTAGTATGATTTGCCTGCTTCTGCTACTCAGTCTGGCATCCGTCTCGATTGTAAGCTATAACAGCGCTTCTGGCCTGTTGGAAAAAAGCATTGATGAAGAGGCAAGATTGAACGCGGAAAATTTGGCAATGGAAATCAATGAATTTATTGACACTAAAATTGCCAAGATTGAGGCTGTCGGAAAATTGTTTACTGGGAATAAGGAAGAGGATTTAAAACTGGTTCAGAAGGCACAGGAATCCAATAAGGAATTTGAAACATTCCTTTTTTCACATGACTTAACCGCCAAAAACGTCATCAACTTCACTGGGAAAACAACAGACTTGTCTGGTCGTGCTCATCATCAGGAGATTAGTAAGGGCGAGGGGAAGGTTGTAGTCTCTGAACCTACAGATTCAAGCCGTACCGGTAATACCGTCATTAGTCTGCTTGTTCCGCTGATGAAAGACGGCAAGCAGTATGGTTACATAGGAGCGACGTTGCCGATTGATACGGTTCAGAAGAGTGTGTCTAACCAAAAATTTGGTAAGACGGGATATGCGTTTCTGGTAAGCCTGTCAGGTCAATTTATATGGCATCCCGAGAAGGAGCTAATTCTGCAAAAGACCGTCCAGGAACAAAATGTTAAGCCGGTCACCTTGGCCTATGAACAAGTAATTCAGGGGAAATCGGGTGTATTTAATTATACTAAGCACCAGAACAATACAACTTACTCGGCTGCTTTTGCACCAACAACTGATAATTGGGGGGTGTTTGTTGCGGCACCAACCAAAGAACTGCATGCTCCGATTGCCAAACTGATGAATACGCTTGTGATCATTTCGGTTATCTCATTGATTGTTGCTTTTGCTGTTGCTTACCTGTTCACTGTACGTCTGGTTCGTCCAATTCAGATGCTGAACTCAGCTGTGAAGGATGTGGCCCAAGGGGATTTGACAAAGACGATTCAGGTTCGAGGAAAAGATGAAGTGGCTGTGCTTTCGGGCGATTTTAATCAAACGGTATCCCACTTGAAACATCTGATCGAGGGCGTAAATAATTCGTCGAACCAGGTTATAAATGTGACTGAATCTGTTTCTAGCGGTATTGATTCTGCGAAAAAGAGTGTGAACGTTATCGGTTCTTCCATTCGCCAAATTGCAGATGGAGCGACGACCCATGCCTCCGGCTCGGAAGAAATTGCATTGTCGATGAGCGATATGGCCAGCGGCATTGTGAAGATTGCTGAAACTTCCTCCATGGTTTCCGAAGCTGCACAGGAAGCAGCAGGCCATGCTGAGACAGGTGCGGCCGTGGTTGAACAGACTGTTATTCAGATCGGCAACATTGGTGAAGGAACGACCAAGGTAGGAACAGCTATTGAACAACTGAGTGAACGTTCCCATGAGATTGAGAAGATTTTGGGCTTCATTACCGAAATTACTTCCCGGATTCGTCTGTTGTCTCTGAATGCATCGATAGAAGCAGCTAGAGCAGGGGAGCATGGTCGCGGCTTTGCTGTCGTAGCTGAAGAGGTGAAGAAGCTGGCGGGACAATCCGAAGAATCTACAGATAAGATCGCACAAATCATTACCGAAATCCGTGAGGATACGTTAAACGCTGTTCAAGTGATGGAAGACAGCCGTAAAGATGTTCAAGAAGGTATTACGCTGATCGAAGAGGTACGTGAGAAGTTCGCTAACATTCTCCATGCCTCCCGTAATGTTGCCGAGCATATTTTGGAAGTGTCTGCCGCTTCCGAGGAAATGTCGGCAGGTTCGGAGCAGGTGAGCGCTTCGGTGGAAGAGATGAAATCCATTGCAAGTCTGACCTCCAAAGACGCAAGCAATGCGGCCGCAGCTGCCGAAGAGCAGATTGGTTCAATTGAGGAAATCTCTTCTTCGGTACAGGAGCTGGAAGCTGTAGTCGGAGAACTTCGCAAAGAGCTGTCCAAGTTTAAAGTATAG
- a CDS encoding transporter substrate-binding domain-containing protein, with product MLKNWKKVVIAGVVSLSLVGTGFAANELLTTPSASAKSASEHAPGQQKKAQSQLDKIIDKGYIRVGMTGDYKPFTYLDPKTNKYEGYDVDAAIELGKDLGVEVRFVNTTWSTMMKDLQDDKFDIAVGGVTRNTARQKTAYVSQGYVSFGKAPLIRAEDKGKYLSIEDINKPTVRIGVNPGGTNEVFVRQHLTKANVTVVPNNLDIPHLVADGTYDVMITDTVEAITYAKADSRLYAALTDKPFTNSEKGYMIPRGDFEYASYLEMWMDEMELQGKFDVLDKKWLQ from the coding sequence ATGTTAAAGAATTGGAAAAAAGTAGTAATTGCTGGCGTAGTCAGCTTATCATTGGTAGGAACAGGCTTCGCCGCGAACGAGCTGCTTACCACACCATCCGCATCCGCAAAATCGGCTTCCGAGCATGCACCGGGACAACAAAAGAAAGCTCAATCCCAGCTTGATAAAATCATTGATAAAGGATACATTCGGGTAGGTATGACCGGAGACTACAAACCGTTTACATATTTGGATCCTAAAACGAATAAGTATGAAGGCTACGACGTTGATGCAGCGATTGAGCTTGGTAAAGATCTGGGTGTTGAAGTTCGTTTTGTGAACACAACATGGTCCACTATGATGAAAGACCTGCAGGATGACAAGTTTGATATCGCTGTTGGTGGTGTTACCCGTAACACAGCTAGACAAAAAACCGCTTATGTATCCCAAGGTTATGTTTCCTTCGGTAAAGCGCCTTTGATCCGTGCAGAAGATAAAGGTAAATACCTATCTATCGAAGACATCAACAAACCGACAGTACGTATCGGTGTAAACCCAGGTGGTACTAACGAAGTATTCGTTCGCCAGCACCTGACTAAAGCTAATGTTACCGTTGTTCCTAACAACCTGGACATTCCTCACTTGGTTGCAGACGGCACTTATGATGTTATGATTACGGATACTGTAGAAGCAATTACTTATGCAAAGGCTGATTCCAGACTGTATGCAGCTTTGACAGACAAGCCTTTCACAAACAGTGAAAAAGGTTACATGATTCCTCGTGGTGACTTTGAATATGCAAGCTACTTGGAAATGTGGATGGATGAAATGGAGCTTCAAGGCAAGTTCGACGTTCTCGACAAAAAATGGTTGCAATAG